The genomic window acacccctgcccttcccactaaCCCTCGGGGatggctgagctccccaggacccccagtggGACTGAGGGTGCCCATGTATGCGTGTCCACAGGATGTGCTCGGGCAGGAGCTcaggggcagccagggacagcctcagccatACCCGGCTCTCCCCACGTCCTGGCCTCCCCaggaaccaggctcccaccacagctcctggcacagacctgagcagatgactcccGCATCCTCTTTGTGCCCGCAGTtgtgctgcccccagggcccagctgggcagtcccagagagcagcttctgTCCCAGAACAGTTCAcaccatccagccagatctgcccggagccttccccgaaccgagcagagccggctgcctccactgcccctccgcagcccagctggtggcagacGACGGCAGCAtcagacaggtcccagccatcgtcgcagacagtcccccacataccctggtagtagatctccactctccctgcgcagcgcccggccccgttcACCAGCCGGAGCCACCGACTCCCTGCAGTGGGTACAATccccagttgctgccagggactgtctgcctgcacagaccatcACCTGGGGAGCCTGCACAGTGCCACTCACCCCCACAAATGACTCCCACGTCCTCCACAACCCCTGCCGCCAGCGTGgtctcaggcagggaggtgttgcagagacTCAGGTTGGCCTCATGCCCTGCGCACCACACCCCTCGCAGCCCCACTGGGCCTGTCCctcgctcaggctttggggggttgtaggctgTCCTGGCCTCCCCACAccgcagctgccggcacaccacgcTGGCCTCCTGCACGTCCCACTGGtcatccaggactctgccccatgccccatcctggaagatctccactcgTCCATCGCAGCGGCTCCCTCCGCCCACCAGCCGCACGGATCCAAAGCTgactgagcctggggagagcagagatgccaCAGCCATGGGTGGCACCGGGAGCATGGCACCCttcagggaggggggagaggggggatttccccaccaaactggacaagattGAGCCTTGTGCTGAGGAGAAGTGAGGGTAAAGCCTgggccctctctgcagctcacacccaggtctgctgctgctgggggcacccaggcagctcctgctgggtggtgggatgaggctctgtggggatgggatgtgggtgtctgcagccagagggatggaacagagccctgcagccctgtctcAAGCTACTTGCACAGTACGAGAACAGAGGAGCCCAGGCCTGGCGGTGGCACTGGGGCCTAAGCCACTGCCCTAGGGCCATATGCCTGCCTCCGTTCAGTCCTCAGCTGTCCCAAAGTGGAGTGCTCACTCTGAGCAGGGAAAGccctccagatggctcctggggaaggcagggtttctccagggagaaagtcagcctggtATGGCCACGGGAGCTCTGCCCTGGGTGGCCATGTTGTACACAAATGACAAATGGATTGAATGCACATTCTTCTGgcactcacctgagcaaatgacagcagcagtgttcccttgggagcacagtgaggcccccagggtggtcactgggcactgctgcaggtgggcttcagtcccgtcacagtggaatgagtctctccagacagggccagtctctctcccaaaatgctctcctccaggaatggactcagcaaacccgcagttgagttgccgacagagaacgtgggcatctgagagatcccagcgggaggcacagagggtcccccacgtccccagcacctggacctctaccctccctgcacacactgtgctgccattcaccagcctgaaccctgtgtactctgtggagagaggaggaggaatgagggTGGATTGGTGCTCTTGTACCCTCTGTAGCTggcagagaggccagagggacaacatgcccttgttttcctcctgcattATTTTCATGCTGCAGACAACCCCATCCACCCCTCCTGCCCTCACCCCCGGCCCAGCACGGCCCTTGCTCTGTTACCCAgtccccaccacagccccagtgttcaacacccctccctgtgTCCTTACGTGTGCAGgtgacaacagcgctgtttgcgtgggtgcagggctggtccttGGGCGACCCCttggggcaggaggcgaggagggattcattccccacacactgcagctctccatcccagatgggacccaccccttctccaaagggacttcctccagggacaggcagggctgcgccgcactgcaactccctgcagagcacgtcagcagctttgggaccaaagtgggaagcgcagacagttttccactgtcCCCCGTCATGGATCTGCACGCGTCCTGAGCAGCGgctcctcccttccaccagacggacaaatcctgcaaaaaactcaaaacagttgggagttcccagagccctctggcagttacatgcccacatcccacatcacctctgagcaagccgtgaccaattcacccattgcacatcccagaggaagctgctgggggagtgttggtgacacaaacacatccaggctCCCTTGCACCCCTTCGCTACACCGTCACAGCACATTCcgggttttggccaggatagattTATAttcccttgggctgagagggagaacAGCTAGAGGGCTGGATCCcgatcaatcattggagtatttcataccatgtgacgtCACGCTCAGGGTATATAGGCGGATGAGGGCTCTCTCTAGTGCGCTCTATGCGGTTTtgcaggattttctggtgcagtcagattACTGCTggggggtgggctgcatacctatcgccgtgctcggtaagccactgctgcattttacacGTCTTTGGACTCACTACTATTACTGatgttttcttgttacttttagtaaatctttttttttattcaacctacgaattttcttctttttgtgtctccactatttcaccggggagaggggagggggaggtgaaagTCTGGCCACGTAGTGATTGcttgccagctgagttcaaagcaCAACAGGCACTCAAGCTTatgtgtctgtgacagacccacagcacaccGTGCAAACCATGTGGGTGCCTTTGGGACCAAAGTTTaagtcacagacagttttccaaaggtcctcCTCATGGATCACTATAtgtcctcaggaggggctgtccccttagagcagctggagagatTCTGGAGCAACCAAAGACCCctgagagttcccacagccctctggcaataccctgactgatctccaaggtggccacaggcaaaaagccctacgacatccccagctgctctcagggggtgctGATGGCAAAAACACAtcagccccagcctgctgctcctcggAAATCGGCACAGAACTTCTGGGCTTGCTTCTCTAgcaacagccacagccacaggaatctctcagagaaactgctgctgccccagagaactTGGGCTACCCAGtactggtccctgggcactgtCACACCCAAAGCTCTTGGGGTTGAGGGAAAAGGGCACAGGCACTGTTGGGTGGTGCAGCTTCCTCTGTCCCACTGAGCTCAGGGTCAGGCGTGAGGAACCCCTTGGTGGCACGAGAAGCCCACCTTGTTTCCACAGGGGTCTTGAGCTGTTGGGGCACTGCTGGGATATAGAACgtgtcacagggcaaaagtacagTGAGGATGTACTGCTCAGGTGCCCACCCAGGAAAGAGGTTCTCAGCCTCAGCCAGAGTGCACTGCTGGGCAtgcatgtccctgcccatggctgggcagaaggcaggagagtggacagaagagcagccctgggcttacacgagctcccggtgcaagggcaggcacagagcagagacagtaagtgctgacaaatcccccgtggcaccgagcagccaggggttggggcaggcaggagaggctgggcagcaggtcagcactgcctggacgGGGCCATGTCCCCATGCTCAGGCTCTcatggggtgacctgggagaggaacgaggtgccacgtgccaccctgctcttctgcccaagcccagtGCTTCTCCTCTACAAGCAACCCCTTTGCTTCAGTCAAGGGACACGTGTCTACTTGGAGGCACAACCCAACAGCAGCTATCCATCTCATGCCCTTGGCCAGGActgtgggtggccacatgagtcacttgtggtgcctctggcatgggggcacctTGCCCTCAGCACCGATAGACAGGTCCtgggtgaacaggaggagaaagatgggaatcaacagaCAGTGCAGGGCAGAGATGGAGGGTTCATCTGCGCAACTCAGGGGCCAGGCACGGTAAGGGCAACCCTGGGCAGGTTCCTactggcctttccccagggactggggacaccagtaatgacagtgccagctcagcagtgtgaccagccacaTTGGGCAATGCTCTGGTGCCTGACGGTTGatccctgagggcacagccaggttccttccacaatcccaaccccagagatggagaatagcttgtccccttacctgaacacatcactccagcgTCCTCAGAATGATAACAGTTATGTTTACCCCATCCTCTGTGtctgcagtcagacagggcagattcggtgcctttacagccaacatcatccatccaaatggggccagatcctATCCCAAAGTGTCCATACTGAGGAGCTCgaacagcagacccacagctcagctgcttacaaaccactgctgcatcagtcATGTCCCAATAGTCACCACACACGGTCCCCCACTGGCCTTGTTGTTTCACCTCGACTCTCCCAGCGCAGCGACTGCCGCcatctgccagcctcacctccacagcaccttcaaacaccaacatgaaCTGGGTCAGGAGagcaccaagccccagcactgtcGCTCTCAAGGAACTCCCTGTCAGGGTAGAGTgagaggtaccagggtgggagcccactcttctccaggctgtccccagggcacttcaggggacCCTTCTATCCTCATGGGCTGTGCAATGCTGTGGGTTCCCAGATGTAAACTTGCTCAGTCATTTGCCAtcccaccacacaaggcatcttTTCACAGCCCAATGGCTACCGCCCTCTTGCCCATGGCCACCCACACACTGCCCAGCCTTGCACTcggcaccttctcctccccagcaccccctgaacaTCCCCATgtgcccaggcctgcagcttcccatgcaaactgcctgccccagcaccatccaaacccacccCCAAGCCCAGGGCTTTCCTTGTCCCCACTGAGAGGATCCAGAATGTCCCCgcacccacatcccctcctcacccctggtgTCAGCCCTTTCCCTGCACTGGGCCAGACCCCCAGGCAAGATGTCCCCCTACAATAGATGCTCCGGTCCCCTTCCCTCAGTGGGGTACAAACTGTCCCTGTGGGGTCAGGGATCCCTAGAACAAGGGGGCAGGGAACAGCACACAAACCCTTCAGGGTACCCGAGAGATTGGCAGTGCCCTGTAGGGATCTCTGAGTGCTTCCATCACCCACTAGTCCACCACCAGCTCCAGAGGCTCACTGCTAGGGAACAGGGGGTCCCAAAAGGTACCCCAGCACAGGGTGTCTCTGATTGCAGCCATGCACAGGCTGCcctaaacagcagcagctggagaaggagatgatactctctcccacccaggtgggcacagggtccagggacttgagcaccttctgcccctcCTCTCAGTGGCACCTGCAAAGAATCCCCATTCCCTGATAGATCCCAATGACCATGCTGGTACCTgttggccctgtgctgtgggacaagggagatggcacttacccctgcacagctgtacccagaggagcagccacagcatctgaggggacaggagtccctctgtgcccatcctgagcctcctgccctgcctgcacatccctgctgtgccacactccctgccacagctcctgggaaCTCGTGGGGACAATGACGACGGGAGggcaatatatctctgctgatgccagcccagctacaggaagagccaatcaaagcagcagcccctttttagacattatcgggacctatctcccctccgacacagcccagccctccaatgaacttctccagtgccattcatgaccatatatgagggatggctccgctgcaggtgtcacgtcactgtggCGGTGGGGTgtcacaggacagggtcagttgtagtgggagaaatgggtttttcatgccttgaaccctgctgtgtggaccaggagcactgagcatctcctatacTGGGCACAACCAAGAGCCCAACATGCGAgtgtccagccatccccatgccatgggaacaacagggctgggactgcaccgggGGCTGTGTCAGGAAGGgaacagcccctgcccctgcttcagACCCTTTGTGCTGAGAGCATCAGCTGGGAAGGGGCCTTATcccaggccagagccccatcccaggagcgcTGACTCACCCgtccctccctggagagccccacggaaggtcccttccaatgagatggagctggagctgggacatgtccctgtcctggcagcagacacacagctcagacatatccctgactctcagcatgtcattgaggggccgttattccccacgggtggctcgggagctgcagcctgcaggtgcacaaaccacagcccacgtgACCTCGCAgcgctccctgtgctcccccccgcagagcccgggcaggaagtctgtggtttcctcctggcaCCAAGCCCAGGCACATCCCTCTGGtaccctcaaactccccctaccccaacagctccagccagggctgcaggggctgctccttcAGCCTTGCAGACACGGGGCCGGGCAGCTCCTGGCCACCACAATGCCCCTCTGATGCACACGGCTGCTCTGCACTGAGCCCCATGGCCACAGGGTGCCATCGGTGacgtgacctcacaccctcctatggccaccactgtttgctcatgagttacactgacagtgacctcacaccctcctgctgccactgcttgTGTGCACgagtcacactgtcacacgtgtgtgtggtgtatggacttctgctggcaatggttcttccaaaaagccatatttgggCACGGTCTAAAGATCATttaggtgacatcagaagcacctacacaagctatgggccagatcctgccctatcagctgctcaggcaccagtgacatcacaagctcacacacagccatg from Strix uralensis isolate ZFMK-TIS-50842 chromosome 36, bStrUra1, whole genome shotgun sequence includes these protein-coding regions:
- the LOC141937013 gene encoding scavenger receptor cysteine-rich type 1 protein M130-like translates to MRMGHTSMRPDPAPAPHGKEVKPGDFPAATRQASLASFTSPIWIPDPTGTVCTPLREGDRSIYWSSLRATVLGLGALLTQFMLVFEGAVEVRLADGGSRCAGRVEVKQQGQWGTVCGDYWDMTDAAVVCKQLSSMGRDMHAQQCTLAEAENLFPGWAPEQYILTVLLPCDTFYIPAVPQQLKTPVETRWASRATKGFLTPDPELRVGPIWDGELQCVGNESLLASCPKGSPKDQPCTHANSAVVTCTQYTGFRLVNGSTVCAGRVEVQVLGTWGTLCASRWDLSDAHVLCRQLNCGFAESIPGGEHFGRETGPVWRDSFHCDGTEAHLQQCPVTTLGASLCSQGNTAAVICSGSVSFGSVRLVGGGSRCDGRVEIFQDGAWGRVLDDQWDVQEASVVCRQLRCGEARTAYNPPKPERGTGPVGLRGVWCAGHEANLSLCNTSLPETTLAAGVVEDVGVICGGSRWLRLVNGAGRCAGRVEIYYQEFMDLRLENSDGCSGRLQVFYNGTWGSVCSNSMTLNTVMLVCKELGCGDGGSLERRQPSGRESGPAWLDRVQCGERNSSFWQCPSTPWNPQSCQDLREETNITCNGGRPEMPLAPLALCPNSTSCTAREKIRAVGGEDECSGRVEVWHRGSWGTVCDDSWDIQDAEVACRQLGCGRAVSALREAVFGMGMGPIWLEQVECQGTELSLQDCWARPGDSGACRHKEDAAVHCSATPRMATSPPQAGSRRAQEPFLEAVYEEIGYSPALEKQARFGHSAWGLWESIQVLGPREKLSPSQL